A genomic region of Papaver somniferum cultivar HN1 chromosome 7, ASM357369v1, whole genome shotgun sequence contains the following coding sequences:
- the LOC113298821 gene encoding laccase-17-like, translated as MGSSSFPTPLPSPGVYFLLALCITLHLASVVAADNNTIATGGKTRHYTFNIQMQKVTRLCHTRSIVTVNGQFPGPRIFAREGDRVVVKVVNHVQNNITIHWHGIRQLRSGWYDGPAYVAQCPIQTGQSYVYNFTITGQRGTLWWHAHISWLRSTLYGPIIILPKRNVPYPFVKPYKEVPVILGEWFNVDTEAIISQALQTGGGPNVSDAYTINGLPGPLYNCSAKDTFNLKVKPGKTYLLRLINAALNDELFFSIANHTLTVVDADAVYIKPFETDTILLTPGQTSNVLLKTKHFHPHASFVMAARPYVTGQGTFDNSTTTGILEYESPSLFNFRTKKSKTKLFKPTLPPLNDTSRAFSFAKRFRSLASEQYPANVPKNIDKHFFFTVGLGTNPCPQNHTCQGPNGSMFSASVNNVSFALPTTALLQAHFTGQSNGVYSPFFPSYPIHPFSYTGNPPNNTNVISNTTHLVVLPFNTNVELILQDTSILGAESHPLHLHGYNFFVVGQGFGNYDAVNDPAKFNLIDPVERNTVGVPSGGWVAIRFRADNPGVWFMHCHLEIHTSWGLKMAWLVLDGKLPNQKLIPPPADLPKC; from the exons atgggttcttcttcttttccaacacCATTACCTTCTCCCGGAGTTTATTTCCTCTTAGCACTATGTATAACTTTGCATTTAGCGTCAGTTGTAGCTGCGGACAACAACACTATTGCAACAGGAGGAAAAACAAGGCACTACACGTTTAAT ATTCAAATGCAAAAGGTGACACGACTATGCCATACGAGGAGTATCGTGACAGTGAACGGACAATTTCCAGGACCTCGGATCTTCGCCAGGGAAGGAGACAGGGTAGTTGTTAAGGTGGTTAACCATGTCCAGAACAATATCACCATCCATTGGCATGGAATCAGACAACTAAGGAGTGGATGGTATGATGGACCTGCATATGTAGCCCAATGCCCTATACAAACCGGACAGAGTTATGTCTACAATTTCACCATAACAGGGCAAAGAGGAACTCTATGGTGGCATGCTCATATTTCTTGGCTCAGATCTACCCTTTACGGACCAATCATCATCCTCCCTAAGCGAAATGTACCTTACCCATTCGTTAAACCGTACAAGGAAGTTCCTGTCATTCTGG GAGAGTGGTTTAATGTAGACACTGAAGCAATCATCAGCCAAGCTCTTCAAACTGGAGGAGGCCCAAATGTTTCTGATGCTTATACTATCAACGGACTTCCAGGGCCCTTGTACAATTGCTCCGCCAAAG ATACATTCAATCTGAAGGTGAAGCCCGGGAAAACATACCTTCTCCGTTTAATCAATGCTGCACTTAATGACGAGCTCTTCTTCAGCATTGCGAATCACACACTTACGGTAGTCGATGCTGATGCTGTTTACATTAAGCCTTTTGAAACCGACACCATTCTTCTCACACCTGGACAAACCAGCAATGTTCTTCTCAAAACCAAACATTTCCATCCTCATGCTTCATTTGTTATGGCTGCAAGACCTTATGTTACTGGCCAAGGCACTTTCGACAACTCCACCACCACAGGAATCCTCGAATACGAATCTCCCTCTTTGTTCAATTTTAGGACAAAGAAATCAAAGACCAAACTCTTTAAACCTACTCTTCCCCCTCTAAATGACACTTCCCGTGCCTTCAGTTTCGCGAAGAGGTTCCGCAGCTTAGCATCAGAGCAATACCCCGCGAACGTCCccaaaaatattgacaaacacTTCTTTTTCACTGTGGGTCTCGGAACAAACCCATGCCCACAAAACCATACATGTCAAGGACCAAATGGATCCATGTTTTCAGCTTCAGTGAATAATGTCTCATTTGCTCTTCCAACCACAGCATTACTTCAGGCTCATTTTACAGGGCAGTCAAACGGTGTTTACAGCCCCTTCTTTCCGAGTTACCCAATCCATCCATTTAGCTACACCGGAAATCCACCAAACAACACAAATGTGATCAGTAACACAACTCATTTGGTGGTACTTCCATTCAACACCAACGTGGAGTTAATCCTGCAGGACACTAGTATTCTGGGTGCAGAAAGTCACCCACTCCATCTCCATGGGTATAACTTCTTTGTCGTGGGGCAAGGATTTGGAAACTATGATGCGGTTAACGACCCTGCTAAATTTAATCTCATTGACCCAGTTGAGAGGAACACTGTTGGAGTTCCATCTGGTGGTTGGGTTGCTATTCGCTTCCGCGCTGACAATCCAG GTGTATGGTTCATGCATTGCCATTTGGAAATTCACACAAGTTGGGGTTTGAAGATGGCATGGCTAGTCTTGGATGGAAAACTCCCTAATCAGAAGCTTATACCTCCACCGGCAGATCTACCCAAATGCTGA
- the LOC113298822 gene encoding E3 ubiquitin-protein ligase SDIR1-like has translation MSFVFRGTRGDIESGFPGFIPERRQVRVHAGRPVNTNSMAFLVTVLLLFMMLNSHQMSPNFLLWLVLGVFLMATSLRMYATCQQLQAQAQAHAAAASGLLGHTELRLHMPPSIAFATRGRLQGLRLQLALLDREFDDLDYETLRALDSDNGSSAQSLSEEEINALPVHKYKAAGPQSESSTVQQASSSAIPEQKKPDATKPDEVLKSTEDGLTCSVCLEQVDVGEIVRSLPCLHQFHANCIDPWLRQQGTCPVCKFRAATRWQENGETGNDVSYMV, from the exons ATGAGTTTCGTTTTCCGAGGGACAAGAGGAGATATAGAAAGTGGTTTTCCGGGATTTATTCCTGAACGTCGTCAAGTG CGCGTTCATGCAGGTCGGCCGGTGAATACCAATTCAATGGCTTTTCTTGTAACAG TTCTTTTGTTGTTCATGATGTTAAATTCGCATCAGATGTCACCTAACTTTCTG CTTTGGCTAGTTCTTGGGGTCTTTTTGATGGCCACAAGCCTTAGAATGTATGCAACTTGCCAGCAACTTCAGGCTCAGGCGCAAGCTCATGCTGCGGCCGCCAGTGGCCTGTTGGGTCATACTGAGTTGCGCTTGCATATGCCACCATCCATAGCTTTTGCAACTAGAGGACGGTTACAGGGACTCAGACTTCAACTTGCACTTCTTGACAGGGAATTCGATGACTTAG ACTATGAAACTCTTAGAGCTCTTGATTCCGATAATGGTTCCTCTGCGCAATCGCTGAGTGAGGAAGAGATAAATGCCCTTCCTGTTCACAAGTACAAGGCTGCTGGACCGCAAAG TGAAAGTTCAACAGTACAACAGGCCTCATCTTCGGCCATACCTGAG CAAAAAAAGCCGGATGCTACTAAGCCAGATGAAGTTTTGAAGAGCACGGAGGATGGGCTGACATGCAGTGTTTGCTTGGAGCAAGTCGATGTGGGAGAAATTGTCCGTAGCTTGCCATGCTTGCATCAG TTCCATGCTAACTGCATTGACCCATGGCTTCGGCAACAAGGGACCTGCCCTGTGTGTAAGTTCAGAGCAGCGACTAGATGGCAGGAAAATGGGGAGACTGGAAATGATGTTTCCTATATGGTTTGA